The Glycine max cultivar Williams 82 chromosome 3, Glycine_max_v4.0, whole genome shotgun sequence sequence TCGTAATTCCTTTTCTTGCAAGGTAGACTATTGAAATttgcatgaaaaaaataaattaataaatgattgaTAGATAGCTTGCGATTATTCCCTGCCGTTCATCTTCCATGTTGCacccataaaatataaaaataaaatgcatgtaCGTTTCAAAATGACATGCTCTAGCTCCACATGACATCGATTGGGTAGATATTTTGGTACAATTAATTGCTAGATTTGGGAccctataaaaaaatagagatccCAACTTGGGCAAGAAATGGATAACGAGTTACTTTATTTAATCCATTGTTTATCATATGTTTCCTGTTTCGGTGCCATAGGATCCACTTTTCATTATCACAAGTATACATCATAAATCTGCCGAAAACGTAGATCGACAATATTTGTATAATGCAAAGACATTTTTGTTTGGGTACAGAAAGGCCCTTTTAAATACACGAATGATAACTATTTGGCACAACATTGCAAACATCTAACTCTCCATAAACATCATAAGGGGGTGTTAGATTTTGTCTAGAGTACATATACCATGAAATCACCTAATGTGAATGAATTACCAGGAAATCCTCAATTTCCTCAAAGTACCCTGAAGGGATCCATGGAAGATTTTGCTAAGAGTTTGAGTGGATGGAGTTGGGAGGAGAACAAATTGTTTGAGCTAGCTTTGGCAGTGGTGGATGAGCAACACCCTGAACGATGGGAAGTGGTTGCAGCCATGGTTGGAGGAGAAAAAAGTGCTGGAGATGTTCAAGAACATTATGTGATCCTTCTGGAGGATTTACTCGTTATAGAATCTGGAAAATTGGACCATACACTTGGAGAAGTTGTGCCTTTTGTCCTTGTTGAGTGTAAAGATTCCATATGCTTGTCCGACAATGATACAAGCATGTAACTTTCTTTTATTTGGTGgaacataatatttttagaatgGAAGCAAGAGATATCTATTATGAACTTGCTTGGTCTCATGTTTCTGTTAATCAAGCTGTTTGCTGTATTATGTTCATTCCAGCTTGGTCATTCAATTGGAGCAACTTGGCTCATGGTAATTCATTTATATGCTTCTCTTTTTtccctctcttgttcttttttCTGTTTGGTTGAGAAGTTTCACACCAACACCTTGGGCTTTCTGTGGACTGTGGGGGCAGGTTTCGTTTTGTAGCTGTTGTTTTGgttcttcattatttttatggGGCAACCAGGTTGATTCTtggtgattttcttttttttttttttttccatttcattgTTGGATTCAATTGATTAAAGTCCCTTGCTGTTAGCTACTGTCTTTTGATGCTTGAATTATGCCAAAACACAAAGGTTCTGCTAGAGAATCATATCCATTTTAAGTTGCAATCACATGGCCACTCGGTGATGATTAGGAATTCAAACAACAAGGATAAGGCAATCGTTAGAAGGAGTCACCAGGCCAGCTTTAAATTGagacaaaattagaaaaaaaaattaattagttcatCTCATACCACATCAAATCGTGAATTCAAACGAGCTGATTAAATGTTTGATAAATACATTATTACAATTTGTCACCCTTTTACTATTTCTAACATTTTAAGTTTTCAACAAATGATGGCCAGCAACATACTACTAGTATACAGTACAAAGGACTAAATGAAATGCCTGATTTGATTTCAGTGTCCATCtttatatacataaattttATGTGCATTGGAATCTAAAATGTCACATAGCTTGCAGGAACCTTGGTTGATAATTCTTGCTTCACACACCGTTGTCAGAAGGCTTCTGAACCGCATATTGAAGTGTGGCAAAATCTGTATCCTGTCCATCATAAAAGTTATATTGTGACTAGAATCGTGCTTGTGGAATGAGTTTCACATGACAGAAGCAATTATTAACCTTAAATTAAACAGACATAAAATAATCAGTGACACAACTGCGGAGACAATTGTGCATGGTCAAGCAGAGCTGAAGCAATCAGAGCCAATCTAATAGGGCTGttgtaagatttaaaaaaacattgcgTCAAATAGAGCAGCAACACCTAGAGCAAATCTAATTGCGTAGCAGATAAAATGTTCATTTGAACCCTTTAACacatttggataacagattagagaAGCACATtccataaataacaaataaataaataaatagagaggGAAATGGAGTTGGAATAGGAAAGAGACAGAGCCAGGGAAGAGGCAGTGCATGAGCGTAGCCACAAcagatctctctctctctctctcctttcaTTCTCACTTTACCATTTTCTGTTGATAGCTCCATTCGTGCCCTGCCTGTTCCCAGCCTTTGTCCTGTCTCTTCCTGTTAACTCCCTCACCCTTTGGATGGATTAACTTACCTCAATCCTTATCAACATTATTAACCACCTTTGCCCAGAAAATGTcccttctaagttctaacaagGTTCCCTCAATTCTCAAATATTACCCTCTCAAAACTGGGCTTTCAGATCACTCTTGAGCATAGGTTTCATTCAGTCCctctctatatataataataataattgtaccACAAGGAGGAATGAATGGTTTGTAGTACAAGCATGTACTAACAAATTTCAGTTCAACGCTCCTCTGTACTACTTCATATTATTGGTAGTACACTAATACTAATACCATTGCTAAGTGAAAAAGAACCTTCTGGGTATGTGTCCTAGTA is a genomic window containing:
- the LOC106798110 gene encoding protein RADIALIS-like 3, producing the protein MKSPNVNELPGNPQFPQSTLKGSMEDFAKSLSGWSWEENKLFELALAVVDEQHPERWEVVAAMVGGEKSAGDVQEHYVILLEDLLVIESGKLDHTLGEVVPFVLVECKDSICLSDNDTSM